CCTTCACGGCCCATCTCCTCCTCCCGCCGCGGCGCCTATGCCCCCGCCGCCGGTCGGGTGCGCCGCTCCAGGTGCTGGCGGATGGCGCTCAGATCGCCGAAGCGCTCTTCCAGGTAGTGGCCGGAGAGCGCCTCGGCCGCCAGACGACGCACCACCTCGGCCTCCAGGCGCTCCACGGGGATGCCGGAACGCCGGGCCAGGGCGTAGACGGTGATCTGGAGCGCGGCCAGCGCCT
The sequence above is drawn from the Thermaerobacter sp. FW80 genome and encodes:
- a CDS encoding MazG-like family protein → MDDPVPGLDITESLQVLDWLKAELVSGAGAVLRAGLQRDPARLLEALAALQITVYALARRSGIPVERLEAEVVRRLAAEALSGHYLEERFGDLSAIRQHLERRTRPAAGA